A window of Fragaria vesca subsp. vesca linkage group LG7, FraVesHawaii_1.0, whole genome shotgun sequence contains these coding sequences:
- the LOC101311142 gene encoding fruit bromelain-like — MVSKASREEKTKAKNSSDVDRLADLLGAIKINEGACWAVASVAAVESATRISSGPEVSLPPLSVQQILDCARGDGCRGGLETDAYCYIIKNRGLASEERYGSTEKNGICDKSRASQVVGGSIMAFALVRPQTETALEEALCRGPVTAGIAANSLDFVKYSGGIFRGACGVESDHAVLVVGYGKDDDGTKYWKIQNSWGKSWGEGGYMRMSYEAGEGCEITQNASFPLVNVTDYEIR, encoded by the exons ATGGTGTCTAAAGCTAGCAGAGAGGAGAAGACAAAAGCTAAGAACTCGTCAGATGTAGACCGTCTAGCTGATCTGTTAGGAGCTATAAAAATCAACGAAG GTGCTTGCTGGGCTGTAGCATCGGTGGCGGCAGTAGAATCGGCTACCAGAATCAGTTCAGGACCTGAGGTATCACTTCCGCCACTTTCAGTCCAACAAATTCTGGACTGTGCCCGCGGTGACGGTTGTAGAGGAGGATTGGAAACTGATGCTTATTGTTACATAATAAAGAATAGAGGACTGGCAAGCGAAGAAAGATACGGGTCCACGGAGAAGAATGGAATATGTGACAAGAGCCGAGCAAGTCAGGTTGTCGGAGGTAGCATCATGGCATTCGCGCTGGTACGTCCACAAACGGAGACGGCGCTCGAGGAAGCCCTCTGCCGGGGACCAGTGACCGCTGGAATTGCTGCAAACAGCTTAGACTTTGTTAAATATTCAGGCGGAATATTTCGTGGGGCTTGTGGGGTGGAAAGCGACCACGCTGTCTTAGTGGTCGGATATGGAAAAGATGATGACGGTACGAAGTATTGGAAGATTCAGAACTCTTGGGGAAAGAGTTGGGGGGAGGGAGGGTACATGAGGATGTCCTACGAGGCTGGAGAGGGATGTGAAATTACGCAGAATGCTTCTTTTCCTTTGGTGAATGTTACAGATTACGAGATCAGATAG
- the LOC101311430 gene encoding glucan endo-1,3-beta-glucosidase-like, protein MENRRPDITLTRGSTIVLLFLASIFNVQGVQGSIGVNYGTVANDLPPPSQVAHFLLQSTIINRVRLFDTNPQILQAFAHSGIPLTITVPNDQIPHFTKLRFAQNWLNTNVIPYTPATNIVRILLGNEVLSTTNKLFIGNLVPAMQTLHMALVDASLDRQIKVSTPHSLGILSSSSPPSSGKFRQGYDTHVLKPLLTFLRVTKAPFMVNPYPYFGYSGDTLDYALFRPNAGVVDPNTKLLYTNMLDAQLDAIYSALKVVGFADLEIVIAETGWPSKGDAGQVGVDLESAADYNQNLIRHMTSGNGTPLMPNRTFETYIFALFNENLKPGPTSERNFGLFRPDMTPVYNVGVLRHTASSSTPGNESPSPKQTPSPLHAGKQYCLPKNGADTEALQKNIDYVCGLGLDCGPIKQGGPCFMPNTVRAHAAYAMNIYYQAMGRNGYDCDFEQTGATTTVDPGYGKCKY, encoded by the exons ATGGAAAATCGTCGGCCTGATATCACACTAACCAGAGGAAGCACTATCGTTTTGCTGTTTCTTGCCTCGATCTTCAATGTTCAAG GAGTGCAAGGATCTATAGGGGTGAACTATGGCACGGTGGCGAACGACCTCCCGCCACCGTCCCAAGTCGCGCACTTCCTTCTACAATCCACCATCATCAACCGTGTTAGGCTCTTTGACACCAACCCTCAAATACTCCAAGCCTTTGCTCATTCCGGCATTCCCCTAACAATAACGGTCCCCAATGACCAAATCCCCCACTTCACAAAACTAAGGTTTGCCCAAAATTGGCTCAATACCAATGTCATACCATACACCCCGGCCACCAACATAGTCCGCATCTTGCTAGGAAATGAAGTGCTCTCCACCACCAACAAGTTGTTCATTGGGAATTTAGTCCCTGCTATGCAAACCCTTCACATGGCACTTGTAGATGCCTCCTTGGACCGTCAAATCAAAGTCTCTACTCCACATTCTCTAGGCATTCTCTCAAGCTCAAGTCCACCATCCTCAGGTAAGTTTAGGCAAGGCTATGACACCCATGTCCTTAAACCACTACTCACTTTTTTGAGAGTCACTAAGGCTCCTTTCATGGTTAACCCCTATCCCTATTTCGGATACTCGGGCGACACGCTCGATTATGCACTTTTCCGACCAAATGCCGGTGTGGTTGATCCCAATACTAAACTTCTATACACCAACATGTTGGATGCCCAATTAGATGCTATATATTCAGCTTTAAAGGTTGTGGGCTTTGCGGACCTCGAAATTGTTATAGCCGAAACAGGCTGGCCTTCGAAGGGTGATGCAGGCCAAGTTGGAGTTGACCTAGAGAGCGCAGCCGACTACAACCAAAATCTCATTCGTCACATGACATCCGGTAATGGTACCCCGTTGATGCCAAACAGGACTTTTGAGACCTACATATTTGCCCTCTTCAATGAAAACCTCAAGCCCGGCCCAACAAGCGAGAGAAACTTTGGGCTTTTCCGACCCGACATGACACCGGTCTACAATGTTGGCGTCCTCCGGCACACG GCTAGTTCGTCTACACCGGGGAATGAAAGCCCAAGCCCAAAGCAAACTCCGTCGCCGCTGCATGCAGGAAAACAATATTGTTTGCCCAAAAATGGGGCAGACACAGAGGCCTTGCAAAAGAACATTGATTATGTTTGTGGGCTAGGATTGGATTGTGGCCCGATTAAGCAAGGAGGGCCGTGCTTTATGCCTAACACAGTTAGAGCTCATGCAGCTTATGCCATGAACATATACTATCAAGCAATGGGAAGGAACGGCTATGATTGCGATTTTGAGCAAACGGGAGCCACCACAACCGTCGATCCAG GCTATGGAAAATGCAAGTATTGA
- the LOC101304424 gene encoding acyl-CoA-binding domain-containing protein 2-like yields MGGDWQQLLQSVVLGLIFSYLLAKLISIVVSFKDENLTITRAGTAPPEPSPSRPDTARSADSAALLHEADSVVAEHGSVRSSEVGSDDDWEGVESTELDELFSAATAFVAAAAAERTKVSTEKQLQLYGLYKIATEGPCSVPQPSALKMTARAKWQAWQKLGAMPPEDAMEKYLDIVSELYPTWADGLIVKSKGGDGSSGGNDSKGPMGPVFSTFVYEEGSEIDFKMDAIHAFAREGEVDNLLKCIDSGVSVDTKDSEGRTPLHWAVDRGHLHMAEMLVSRNADVNAKDNEGQTALHYAAVCDREGIAEYLVKKNADTNVKDNDGNSPSDLCESKWSWLQRAKE; encoded by the exons ATGGGAGGCGACTGGCAGCAGCTGCTCCAATCGGTTGTCCTCGGCCTCATTTTCTCCTACCTACTCGCCAAGCTCATCTCCATAGTCGTCTCCTTCAAGGACGAAAATCTCACCATCACCCGCGCCGGCACCGCTCCGCCCGAGCCCAGTCCCTCCCGCCCCGACACGGCCCGCTCCGCCGACTCCGCCGCGCTGCTCCACGAGGCCGATTCGGTCGTCGCCGAGCACGGGAGCGTCAGGAGCAGCGAGGTTGGGAGCGACGATGACTGGGAAGGCGTGGAGAGTACGGAACTGGACGAGCTGTTCAGCGCCGCTACGGCGTTTGTGGCAGCGGCCGCGGCGGAGAGGACGAAGGTCTCGACGGAGAAACAGCTGCAGCTTTACGGACTTTACAAGATCGCCACCGAGGGACCATGTAGCGTGCCGCAGCCGTCGGCGCTGAAAATGACGGCTCGCGCCAAGTG GCAAGCATGGCAGAAACTAGGTGCTATGCCTCCTGAGGATGCAATGGAGAAGTACCTTGATATTGTTTCTGAGCTATATCCTACTTGGGCTGATGGTTTGATTGTG AAGAGCAAAGGTGGAGATGGTAGCTCGGGTGGTAATGATTCTAAAGGACCAATGGGGCCGGTTTTCAGCACTTTTGTTTATGAGGAGGGATCTGAAATTGATTT CAAAATGGATGCGATTCATGCCTTTGCTAGAGAAGGAGAAGTGGATAACTTGCTTAAATGCATTGACAGTGGTGTTTCAGTAGACACAAAGG ATAGTGAGGGAAGGACCCCATTGCATTGGGCTGTTGATCGTGGCCACCTACACATGGCTGAGATGCTTGTTAGCAGGAATGCTGATGTTAATGCAAAG GACAATGAGGGCCAAACTGCATTGCATTATGCTGCTGTGTGCGATAGAGAGGGCATCGCTGAATATCTTGTGAAGAAAAACGCAGACACAAACGTGAAAGACAACGATGGCAACTCTCCATCTGATCTTTGTGAGTCAAAATGGTCGTGGCTGCAGCGTGCAAAGGAGTAG
- the LOC101311718 gene encoding ananain-like, producing the protein MGSHLQSFCMSTMILLIVFSATLAVCQPPSASSLEQNNPANISQIFEDWMAKHNRVYSTSEEKTRRFEIFKAKYLYVQKFNNEGGHTWTAGLNAFSDQTTAEFSSRCCGRRPSRLRRRRYDLKPTAPMYRRYRFMPRRALGFEDQVLEPGI; encoded by the coding sequence ATGGGTTCTCATCTCCAAAGCTTCTGCATGTCTACAATGATATTGCTCATTGTTTTCTCAGCAACCCTAGCAGTATGTCAGCCCCCTTCCGCTAGTTCCTTGGAACAAAACAACCCAGCTAATATCTCCCAGATTTTTGAAGATTGGATGGCAAAGCACAATCGTGTCTACTCCACCAGTGAAGAGAAAACAAGACGGTTTGAGATCTTCAAAGCCAAATATCTCTATGTGCAAAAGTTCAACAATGAAGGGGGACACACGTGGACTGCTGGGCTTAATGCCTTTTCAGACCAGACGACAGCGGAGTTCAGTTCTCGGTGCTGCGGCCGCCGCCCATCTCGCCTTAGGCGTAGGCGATATGATCTCAAGCCTACAGCCCCAATGTACCGGAGATACCGTTTCATGCCAAGGAGAGCCCTGGGATTTGAAGATCAGGTCTTGGAACCTGGGATTTGA
- the LOC101312012 gene encoding uncharacterized protein LOC101312012: MATSKQKLFVIILASWAVVGLGQLTLDLDEDIKGPFPCMQKLAPCQVRNQTTNDPVPETCCKPLRDMLLGDDKKCICDAFSDPMVLKKLNSTQDNAMDLVYYCGGQHKSLCDVDSKDTKDNAKPSSPSSPPSPPPAHNAASRFCKSGFAASFIAALVFSAAF, translated from the coding sequence ATGGCTACTTCAAAGCAAAAGTTGTTTGTGATCATCTTGGCTTCATGGGCGGTTGTAGGCTTAGGCCAGTTGACGTTGGATCTTGATGAGGATATCAAGGGACCATTTCCATGCATGCAGAAACTGGCGCCTTGTCAAGTAAGAAATCAAACCACCAATGATCCTGTTCCTGAGACATGTTGTAAACCGTTGAGGGATATGCTCTTGGGTGACGATAAGAAATGCATTTGCGACGCCTTTAGCGACCCTATGGTGTTGAAGAAGCTGAACTCAACTCAGGATAATGCCATGGATCTTGTGTATTATTGTGGCGGGCAGCACAAGTCATTATGCGACGTCGACAGTAAGGATACTAAGGATAACGCAAAGCCATCTTCACCATCTTCCCCGCCAAGTCCACCGCCAGCTCATAATGCAGCCTCTCGTTTCTGCAAATCTGGTTTTGCAGCCTCGTTCATTGCAGCTCTGGTTTTTTCAGCAGCATTTTAA
- the LOC101312302 gene encoding calumenin-like, with protein MAKGVYLLFAAAIVALIVLSPFKPRHHGHHRRLGFTGHVPIFDPLVSKMERYVEEKGLEDHNHTIDTEHDLVIANDVEEAQQYLNEAGNLNLTMRLVNLFPLLDVAPEDGFVSYDELKHWIVAQAMERMIYRTRRVMAENDRDGDRAISFREYLPQFSIEDIDRNDMEHGEAGWWKQQFDNADADRNGLLTFSELKDFLHPEDSSNDRIQRWLLTEKMKRMDHDKDGKLSFVEFSDNAYNVFKNYVEFETSDLPIAKEKFAELDVNKNKFLEAEELRPILHYLYPGELTYATYYTSFLIHEADDNKDGKLTLEEMLHHEDVFYNTVYESSDDDDIHDDHDEF; from the exons ATGGCGAAGGGGGTCTATCTTCTATTCGCCGCCGCGATTGTTGCTCTTATAGTCCTCTCTCCCTTTAAGCCACGCCACCATGGCCATCACCGCCGCCTTGGCTTCACCGGCCACGTCCCCATTTTCGACCCTCTAGTATCCAAGATGGAACGGTACGTGGAGGAGAAGGGATTAGAAGACCACAATCATACAATAGATACGGAACACGACTTGGTTATTGCTAATGATGTTGAGGAAGCTCAGCAATATTTGAACGAGGCGGGAAACTTGAATTTAACCATGAGGCTGGTGAATCTCTTCCCTTTGTTGGATGTGGCACCCGAAGATGGATTTGTCAGCTACGATGAGCTGAAGCATTGGATTGTGGCACAAGCCATGGAAAGAATGATATATAGGACACGGAGAGTAATGGCAGAAAATGATAGAGATGGAGATAGAGCCATTTCTTTCAGGGAGTATCTGCCACAATTTTCCATTGAGGATATTG ATAGGAATGATATGGAGCATGGAGAAGCTGGATGGTGGAAGCAGCAATTTGATAATGCTGATGCTGATCGGAATGGTTTACTTACCTTCAGTGAACTTAAAGA TTTTTTGCACCCAGAAGACAGTTCAAATGACCGAATTCAAAGATGGCTGTTGACAGAAAAGATGAA AAGGATGGACCATGATAAAGATGGCAAGCTGAGTTTTGTGGAGTTTTCGGACAATGCTTACAATGTCTTTAAGAATTACGTTGAATTTGAGACAAGCGACTTACCCATAGCAAAAGAGAAATTTGCAGAGCTTGATGTGAACAAGAACAA ATTCTTGGAAGCTGAAGAATTGAGACCGATACTACATTATCTTTACCCAGGAGAACTAACCTATGCTACTTATTACACAAGTTTTCTAATTCATGAG GCTGATGATAACAAAGATGGAAAATTAACGTTGGAAGAGATGCTGCATCACGAAGATGTTTTCTACAACACGGTCTATGAGAGCAGCGACGACGATGACATCCATGATGATCATGACGAATTCTAA